Part of the Lolium rigidum isolate FL_2022 chromosome 6, APGP_CSIRO_Lrig_0.1, whole genome shotgun sequence genome, CGGCGCCCTGCCCCGGGAGCTCGCCGCTCTCACCCGCCTCACCGACGTCTACCTCAACGTCAACAACTTCTCCGGGCCCGTCCCGCCCGAGATCGGCGCCATGGCCTCGCTGCAAGGTGAGCAAAGTCAGAGCCTCTCTGCTGCTGCTTCTCTTCTCTCCGGCCATGGCATCTTCGTGTGTGCGCGCGCGTGTATTTTTTTGGAAGATTCTTGCTCGCCTACTTGCATTGCATgtggactctctctctctctctctctctctctctctctctctctctctctctctctctctcaccagcATAGCATTGCCTAGATTGATTCGATGCTGTTCCTTCTTTTTTATTCCAGTCTAATCCTTTGCTAAGCGTTCCATGTTCTACAACGCGTTCTTGAGCCACAGAAATGTTTCTTGCCAGATACCACAGTTTGATTTAGTCATGGATTGATTTACTGCATTTGTTGGTATCTTTACCATTTTTGTCACTCTAATGCTGCTGCTCCTGTTGTTGATGTATGCAGTTCTGCAGCTGTGCTACAATCAGCTGACAGGGAGCATCCCCACTCAGCTCGGGCTGTTGACCAAGCTCACCGTGCTGGCCCTGCAGTCCAACCACCTCAATGGCGCCATCCCGGCCAGCCTCGGCGACCTGCCCGAGCTCATGCGGCTGGACCTGAGCTTCAACCACCTCTTCGGCTCCATCCCGGTGAGGCTGGCCAGGCTGCCTCGCCTCGCGGCTCTCGACGTCAGGAACAACTCGCTCACCGGCAGTGTGCCCTCCGGTAATTAATCCACACAACACGACGCAAACAAAACGACATCCGAATCAGTTTGGCTAATTAATTTGGTTTGGTTGCTGCCCAGAACTGGCGAAGCTGGAGGGCGGATTCCAGTACGGGAACAACGCCGATCTCTGCGGCACCGGTCTACCCGACCTCCGGCCGTGCACTTCCTCGGACCTCATCGACCCCGACAGGCCCCAGCCGTTCAGCGCCGGCATCCCGCCGCGGACCACCTCCGACGGAGGCCACGGGCATTGCAGCGGAACCCACTGCCCCCCGTCCACGAAGgcgctcgccgccgtcgtcgtcctcgcggtgATCCttctggcggcgacggcggccggtCTCCTCGCCTTCTCCTGGCACCGGTGGCGCAAGCAGAGGACGCCCGCGGGCTTGCCGCCGCTGACAGCCGTCGGCGGCAGGTGCAGCACCGAGGCGACGACGACAATGAAGGAGTCGTCGTTCCGCAAGAGCGCGTCGTCCACGCTGGTGAGCCTGGAGTACTCCAGCGGCTGGGACCCGCTGGCCGACGGGCGGAGCGGCGTCGGGTTCTCGCAGGAGGTGTCGCCGAGCCTGCGGTTCAACATGGAGGAGGTGGAGTCCGCCACGCAGTACTTCTCGGAGCTCAACCTGCTGGGCAACAAGAAGAGCTCCAACTCCAAGGGCAGCTTCGCGGCCACGTACAGGGGCACGCTCCGCGACGGCACGCCCGTCGTCGTCACGCGGCTCGGCCAGACATGCTGCAAgcaggaggaggcggagttcctcaagGGCCTCAAGCTGCTGGCCGAGCTGCGGCACGACAACGTCGTGGGGCTCAGGGGCTTCTGCTGCTCCAGGGCGAGGGGAGAGTGCTTCCTCGTGCACGACTTCGTGCCCAACGGGAGCCTGTCGCAGTTCttggacgtcgacggcggcggcgctggccatGGCGGACACGTCCTCGAGTGGTCCACGAGGGTGTCCATCATCAAAGGCATTGCTAAAGGTATAGTGGTAGTGGAGCTGCACTCATCCCCCTTGTCACTGTCTAGCTATCACTTATCCAGCACTGCTAgggtgctagtagaggctgccaaTGACCAAATCTTTCTgcatagggcatctccaaccggactACCCAAACGGACAAACGGACATCAGACTggtccgtttgggtaaaaccAACTCCCAACGCGTGGACCTAAACTAATAACGGACAGCTGCCGCGTCCGGAACGACCCAAAGCTGAACCAAATTTGCGTGGcttttggggcgagccggacgaGCGCGGACGTGCTTTTCCATCCGCACATGTCCGTTCGTGGCCCATTTGGCAGTGACACGAAAAAGCAGCTCTCTCCCCTGCTCCCTCTCTGACTGCTTTTTCCCATGGATACCTTCATCCTCCCCGCCGGATTGGAGCTCGCGTAGCTCAGTTCCGCCGTCCACCTCCGCTGGAGACTCCCGGCGCCATCGCCTCCTTTTTTTTTCATCCCAGCTAGAAGTCGCCGGAGCCGAAATGAGCGCCTCGGGCCTCGACGCCGCCGAGCAAGACGAAGAtggggcggagctcgccggagcgGGACGGGGGCGGAGCTCGCCGTGCGTGCCTCGCCATAGCCGAGCCCAGGACGCCCGCGCTAGAGCAGACACAGAAGGACGATCGATCTTGATCGATGGCGAAGAAGATCAAAGTAGCCGAGCTGttgagcgagaggaggagatcgAGGTCCATGGCGGCCGACGACAAAGTCGATCCATACGTGGAGGAGTGCACTGCGGGCCGTGCGGTCGGAGATGCGGCGCATGCTCGCGGACGCGGACGAGTTTCCCACCGTCGCGATGCTCGACTGGGTGGACGCGCGGGAGGGCTACGCCGTCGCGCTCCGCGACGCGGCCGACGAGGATCTCGCGGACCTCGAGCACGGCCTTGCCGTCTTCGCGGGGAGGGCCGGCGAGGGGGCGCTGGTGTCCGAGCTGCGGAGGCAGGCCGCGTGGTGCGGCGCCATGCGCGCCGACGCGGACGCGCTCGCGGCCGACGCGCGGTGCCTGCGGGACGGGGCCGCGCCCCCGACGGCGCAAGGGGCAACGCCCGCGGCGAGGATGCGCGGCGGGGGCCGACTTCGGGGACGCGGGCTGTGGGGCGGAGTGAGGAGCAACGGGCGGGAGCTGGGTTTCTCTGCAGCAGCCGCGGAGGGCGACGGCATGGgcgaggcgacggcggaggcgggaGAGCCccagcgcacggcggcggcgggcgagcccCGGCGCACGGCGGCGACGGCCATGGGCGAGCCCCTGCGCATGGTGAATGGCCCAAGGAGGGAATCGGCCGGGGCGAACAGCACAGAGAAGCGCCGTTGATGGCCGGCAACTAGTACTActaggaagaaggaggagaaataATTATTTGGGTCAGAGCGTTGGGTATACTGTGCGATCCAAACGGATTTACGGACCGAAACGTTGTCCGCGTGTCCGCGGCTATGACAGCTTGGCCCCGAAAAcggacgtccgtttgggtcgctgcgttggagatgccctcatacTGTCCACTAAAGTACTCACTCCGTAGCAAAATTGCCCAAATCGTAGTGCtgtagttctttttttttttttgaaacaagcacTGTAGTTGTCATCTCTGCCTGAACAACACATGGTTGGCATGCAACAGTTTGGGTTCAGCTTTGCAGAATTGCCTTTTGCGTACTACTACACAGCTGGCGTAGATGTGATGCATTGGCAACTTATTTTTTCTGCTAAAACACTGAAACAAATGTACGTAATTTTATCGATGCTAGGACTGTCCTGGTTCTTCACATGTTTACATGGGAAACCTGTGATATGACGTACCCTcagtctaaaaataggtgtctcacttttgtctaaatacggatgtatctagatgtattttagttagagatacatccgtatctagaaaaagttgagacgCCTATTTTTGGACGGAGGGAATACCATAGTCGCATTTTGGAACTGTGCAGCTTGTAGGTTCTCaaagagctctctctctctctctctctaaactGACAAATAACTTTTGCTACCTCTTATTTGCAACAGTTACGTACTGAAAATGTTGGTCGGAAACAACCTGTACTGTGCTTACATAGCGGTAGATCAATATTTGAGTTTTGGATGTGGCTAGTTCTCGGCTGACCTACAACTAATTTAATTCTTAGGCACCCAATTTCATGTAGAATTCACTAATTTAATTCTCAGGCACCCAATTTCATGTGCAATTCACGTGTAATTAGGGGAAAAAAGGGTGTGCAATTGGATACCCACATGGCACACTTATGTGTAATTCTCATGTGCACGAATCTTGCCGCAAATCTAATGGTTTTGGGGTTGGTCTAGAACTAACTTAATTCCCGGTTGACCTAGAACTAACAAAAGGGTTGAGTTTTTTTTTGCAACGCAAGGTTCGCTTACTAATGACCAACTCTTTCTGCATTTATACTGTCCACAAAAGTAGCAAAATTCCCCAAATGCTAAGCTACTACCTCAGTTCCGAAAAGTAGTATGTTTTGGAAAGCTAAATTAGCTTTCCGAAACATACTAATAATTGTTATCTCTGCCTCAGAAACACATGGCAACTTATTTTTTGTGTGAAAACACTGAAACAAATGTCCATCAGTTCATCGATGCTAGGACTGTCCTGGTTGAGTGGTTGTTCACATGTTTACAGGGAAACCTGTGAAACGACGTACCATAGTCACATGTTGTACTGACAAATAACTTTTGATGACAAATAACTTTTGATGCCTGTAATCTGCAATCACTGAAAATGTTGGTCTGATACAGCCTGTGCTGTGCTAGCATAGGTGTAGTAGATCAATTTCTTTTTGCAAGACAAAGTTGCTTACGGATGCTTGTTTTGCAGGAATTGGGTATCTtcacagtagcagagcaaacaagCCTCCTCTTGTTCACCAAAGTATATCGGCGGACAAAGTTCTGGTGGATTACACCTACAAGCCACTGATATCCGGTTCTGGCCTGCACAAGCTCCTCGTCGACGACCTGGTCTTCTCGACCCTCAAAGCGAGCGCCGCCATGGGGTACCTTGCCCCTGAATACACCACCGTCGGCCGGTTCTCGGAGAAGAGCGATGTCTATGCGTTCGGGGTAATTGTGTTTCAGATACTCACCGGTAAAAGGAAGACGATGCAGCTGCCCTTCGACTCCGGTAGCGTCGATGAGCTCATTGACGGTAACCTTAAAGGATGTTACTCGGCAACCGAAGCGGCTAAACTGGCAAAGATTGCATTAGTCTGCACCAGTGAAAACCCTGACCAAAGACCCACGATGGAAGAGCTGCTACAAGAATTGGACACCTTGTGATGGATGGGCATGCAATGTAACCTTTTTTTTGCCAGCCACATGCCTGACAGTGCTGCCCAATGCCTGTAATCTACTTATCTAGGATCACTAATCGCTGATCTTAGAAGCAAATGAGGTACCAATTAATTACCCAGGATCGATCCTGAGATATTGTATTGTGCTAATCTTGTACTGTTACTGTTGCTGAGTAAAGCCTACGTTGATAGCTAGCTTGCATTGGATGCGCTCTTCTGTGTTAGGTGAATGCAGCCATTTTGCAACTCCTTTTGCTCAGCCCTTGTGTTCTAGACAGTCTTGTGACTCCAAGTGTACAATCAATCCTGGATTCATGTGTACCTCTAGATCGATCATGTGAGGCTGTGATGCCTCTGTTCAGGGAGGAAGATCCAAGAGTCCTGGAAAGCATGTGAGCTACATATTGTTGTATTGTCTTGTTTGTAGCTCATGTTTTGTCCAGGACAGTCTCCAGCCTTGTTGATCCTGGGCTTATGCAATCTCACGGGCAGTAAGAGGTACATGGTGGTCCTGGGCTTTTCTATGCTAGCTGCTAAGGTGGCAAACAAAATAGACTCTACCGCACGATTAAAACATATACTAGCACTAAAGAACAAGAGTATTTTTTTAGATAGAACGAACAAGAGTATTACATAGCGTGCTTAAAAGAAAAGCAGCAGCCTTCTTCAAATGCTATATACACTATATATATCATGCTATGATATCGTAAAAAAGATATATACATAATCATATACAAAAAGTAGATCTCCAATTTTTTAGAAGACTAACATTAACATCCCAGGGACAACAACATATAATAAGTTTAGTACTCCGTATTAAGAATCATCAACATTAGCAATATTATCTTTAGATTTAGAATATGAACCATTTAattgtagttcatcaccacgACAAACAAAAAGCAACTTCAAAGGAGAACTCAGGCCCTTGTGTGAGTAGGCTTAAAAAATAGTAGCATGACATttctcggaaattcaattcggctcccgggtgcgtatgctccctctattaaaaaaatatatttcgaaatgtcgaaaaatttggacaaaaaattctacatgtacatcttcataatatacgtgcgttcgtcaagtttcacgaaaaaccaatattttatgtggtctatataaaaaagagaaagtttatcttgtgaaaagcattatttttagcactgaattttgtcttttttatacacgtcacatgataagtcgatttgttatgaaacgactttgtgagcacgtagcacgtgaagatgcacgtgcgaacttttagtttcaattttttttaaagtttaaaatgtgtgtaagatgcatttcgaaatatagagagcatatggacccatgttccaaaacaccgctcccgatATTTCTCAAATAGTGCTATAGTGAGCAAAATTACTAAATAGTCATCTCTACAACGTGTGCAACTAGCGCTGAAATAGCACACCATTTTTTGCCATGATTACAGTGGGGTGTCATGGTACcctatttaaaaatattcaattttTAAAATAATTCATGAACGTATATGCACTTTTGGTATTTACTTGTgcaaaaaaatttacaaaaaataaGACCGTACGCAACCTACACAAAGAAGAGAAAAGGGCAACTTTGATATACTGAGTCTAGGCCTTATATTATAACCAGtacattttgtcttttttatgtaAGTTACATATATTTGTATTTTAATTTCAAACTTGAAATGCACCTACATGCATTTATATTCTACACGCATAATCAATgatgtttttagtttttttagtaTTCTTTTGATGTATTGTTTAATATGAATTCATCTCGTCGCCAAAAATTCAGGTCCTAAAGAACAACATCTATTAAGAGATTGCAACCTAGGACTATACCTCTAAAGTTTGTTAAGGAGAGTCCATGGAGCTTAGGACAAGTAGAAACACGCTAGTTCCTTATGAACGGAGAAATGTCACTAGAGAAAAGGCCTTAGCTTGACTTATAAAATAAAGGcatggattttttattttttatttttgcgaaacacagtacaacacAAACTCTTACAAATGTAAGTACGTACACAGCGCCTCCGAAGACTGAGTCGAGAAACTAATCCGATGGGTCTTGAGAATGACGAAGTCACCAtggacgcctcgctgtcgacgggaatgtAGCCTCCCATTGAACGAATAAACCATCTTTTTTATgaaacaccaaagtgtcaaacctagattgtgtcaaaaaaaaaagtgtcaaACCTAGTGTTTGATCCCTGGTGGAATGGGGTGCCACTGCtcttctaaccatccaaccatattgttagagatatatttggtatacgtacggtTAGGGATAGATTAGGTAGGGCTAGATTTGTTTCTTGTCCTCTACTCTAAGTCGGTCCcttgtactcctatatatactcccatgaggctcaataatacatccatcatattccgcatatctctctatccttctacatggtatcagagcggcgccgatcctaacctagccgccgcccaagtttccgcgccgcgctgcccccggggaggtcgatctccatgatctactccgggggccgcgcaacccgcaTAGGGTTCGTCTGCCGATCTGTTGATCcactgccctcgagtcttttttttttcaatccgtagattggttttctttttgcgccgccggtcgctcgaccggtgttttctttttttgttttgccgatcatagatcggattgggtcgtccaccgccgccgtcatcacgcgcctctactccaacctcggcgtCGACTTTGCACCGACTCTCCTCCACCATCCTCCCTAGGCCGCCCACCGCGGTCGACTCGCTGGCTGGCTGCAGCGCCTGCCTTGGTAGGCTGCCGCAGCCGGTTCGCCCGCGTCGTCTCCGCCTCGGTTGGCCCGCCTCCATCTACCGTGGGGCACGGCTGCACGCGATGCACATGGGACGCAGTTTGCGTCGCAGCCGGCCGCCCTCGcctgcacggtctccatcgccggttcgTCTTCGCCGTCAACGCCCaggacatcaccgacaacgttGCCAACGACTCCGATCTGCGGCGCGTAGTCCACGCCATGGAAAGTGCAGCgctgccgtcggtctgatcaatcgCCTCCATCGAGGAACCACTTCAGGTCgcgctgggttagccgccttctacgtctccaaCCGTCTCGACTTCGTCGTCCGTGCCATCGCCCCGTCCCCGTCTacaccactgatgtctacgggagcttctattcttgtagacagtgttgggcctccaagagcagaggtttgtagaacagcagcaagtttcccttaagtggatacccaaggtttatcgaactcagggaggaagaggtcaaagatatccctctcatgcaaccactgcaaccacaaagcaagaagtctcttgtgcccccaacacacctaataggtgcactagttcggcgaagagatagtgaaatacaggtggtatgaataagtagtagcaacggcaccgagaaaagtgctttgcccggagacgagtgaacaagcggtagtaatgcagcgagtagtaacgcgagtaagacaggtaaacaagcagcgatagcgatatttaggaacaaggcctagggaatagactttcactagtggacactctcaacattgatcacataacagaatagataaatgcatactctacacttttgttggatgatgaacacattgcgtaggattacacgaaccctcaatgccggagttaacaagctccacaataatgctcatattttagtaacctttagtgtaagatagatcaacgagactaaaccaagtactagcatagcatgcacacctgtcaccttcatgcatatgtaggaggaatagatcacatcaatatatcatagcaatagttaacttcataatctacaagagatcataatcatagcataaaccaagtactaacacggtgcactcactcgtcacctttgcacacgtgtaggaggaataaaactactttaataacacatcactagagtagcacatagataaattgtgatacaaactcatatgaatctcaatgagatcattgtattgaagtacatggaagagagatgaaccacatagctaccggtacagccccgagcctcgatggagaactactccctccacatgggagcgagcggcggtgatgaagatggaggtggagatggcagcggtgtcgatggagaagccttccgggggcacttccccgtcccggcagggtgccggaacagagttctgtcccccgaattggagtttcgcgacggtggcggcgcccctggagtctttctggagtttcgtcaattggtgtcgaggttttaggtcacgacggcttaaataggcgaagaatcggagtcggagggtctctggggggccacaccctagggggcgcccccttggccgcgccggggtgtggtgtggggcccccgaggctcccctccggtccttctcgggtgttccggatgcttccgatgaaaataggaacttgggcgttgatttcgtccgatttcgagaatatttcgttactaggatttccgaaaccaaaaacagcgagaaaacgagaaccggcctctcggcatctcgtcaataggttagttccggaaaacgcatgaaaatgatataaagtgtgaacaaaacatgttggtattgtcataaaacaagcatggaacatcggaaattatagatacgttggagacgtatcggcatccctaagcttagttcctactcgtcctcgagtaggtaaacgataaaaagataatttacgaggtgacatgctaccaacataatcttaatcataccattgtaaagcatatgagatgaatgcagtgattcgaaacaatgtaaatgcaatgagtaaacaattaaatcatatagcaaagactttttatgaatagtactttcgagacaagcatcaataagtcttgcataagagttactcataaagcaataaattcatagtggagacattgaagcaacacaatggaagattaagtttcagcggttgctttcaacttgtaacatgtatatctcatggatagttgtcaatgcagagcaatataacaaatgcgataagcaagtatgtaagaatcaatgcacagttcacacaaatgtttgcttcttgaggtggagagagataggtgaactgactcaacattgaaagtaaaagaatggtcctccaaagaggaaagcatcgattgctatatttgtgctagagcttttattttgaaaacatgaaacaattttgtcaacggtagtaataaagcatatgtatcatgtaaattatatcttacaagttgcaagcctcatgcatagtatactaatagtgtccgcaccttgtcctaatcagcttggactaccggatcatcacaatgcacatgttttaaccaagtgtcacaatggggtacttctatgccgcttcgtacaaaggtctaaggagaaagctcgcatcggatttctcgctattgattattctcaacttagacatccataccgggacaacatagacaacgagataatggactcctcttttaatgctgtaacaacaattaataattttctcatttgagattgaggatatatgtccaaagctcgaaacttccaccatggatcatggctttagttagcggcccaatgttcttttctaacaatatgcatgcttaaccataaggtggtagatcgctcttacttcggacaagacgaacatgcatagcaactcacatgaaattcaacaaagagtagttgatggcgtccccgagtgaacatggttatcgcacaacaagcaacttaataagagataaagtgcataagtacatattcaataccacaatagtttttaagctatttgtcccatgagctatatattgcaaaggtgaatgatggaattttaaaggtagcactca contains:
- the LOC124663603 gene encoding LRR receptor-like serine/threonine-protein kinase GSO2 is translated as MASDSSRLVALAALAVLCRSLLGLASAADGGEARALLALKAALDPTGRLLPSWARGRDPCRFEGVACDGRGAVANVSLQGKGLAGTLPPAVAGLRSLTGLYLHYNALHGALPRELAALTRLTDVYLNVNNFSGPVPPEIGAMASLQVLQLCYNQLTGSIPTQLGLLTKLTVLALQSNHLNGAIPASLGDLPELMRLDLSFNHLFGSIPVRLARLPRLAALDVRNNSLTGSVPSELAKLEGGFQYGNNADLCGTGLPDLRPCTSSDLIDPDRPQPFSAGIPPRTTSDGGHGHCSGTHCPPSTKALAAVVVLAVILLAATAAGLLAFSWHRWRKQRTPAGLPPLTAVGGRCSTEATTTMKESSFRKSASSTLVSLEYSSGWDPLADGRSGVGFSQEVSPSLRFNMEEVESATQYFSELNLLGNKKSSNSKGSFAATYRGTLRDGTPVVVTRLGQTCCKQEEAEFLKGLKLLAELRHDNVVGLRGFCCSRARGECFLVHDFVPNGSLSQFLDVDGGGAGHGGHVLEWSTRVSIIKGIAKGIGYLHSSRANKPPLVHQSISADKVLVDYTYKPLISGSGLHKLLVDDLVFSTLKASAAMGYLAPEYTTVGRFSEKSDVYAFGVIVFQILTGKRKTMQLPFDSGSVDELIDGNLKGCYSATEAAKLAKIALVCTSENPDQRPTMEELLQELDTL